The Lycium ferocissimum isolate CSIRO_LF1 unplaced genomic scaffold, AGI_CSIRO_Lferr_CH_V1 ctg3550, whole genome shotgun sequence region TGAACATCACCTCTCCTTGCATATTGTTCCATAATGACCAAATAAGAATTAATCATTGGCCTCAAGCGATTCTGCTCTGCAGCTTTATGCAATATTGAATCTGCTTTTTCCACTTCTCCAGCTTCAACATAAAGTCTGACTAGGGCATCCCAAGTCAATGGCCCAATTCGGCAACCACTCTCAGCCATACGCTTCACAAGGTCCTTTCCTTTGGACAACATCTTATGATTTGCATAAATTCTCAATAAAACAGAATAATGCTTCGATGAGATTGTTGGCCATTTTGCTGCCATCTTATCAAAGACTGCTTCCGCCTCCTCAATGTTATGCAGTTTCCCCCAAGCTTCAACAGCAGCCACACATTCATCAAGCCGAGGATTAGACTCACAAACTTGCCAGATTCTACTAACTTCGTCGGCCCTTCCAAGAGCTGCATAAAGAGGAAGCAAATTACGACATGCCCAGCGATTTTCATTTATATCACCTCCTTCCATCTCTTTTAGTACATTCTCGGCCTTCTCATTGAGACCACCTGAGAGATAGTGCTTTGCCAAGATGCTCTTTACGTTGATATCAGGTTCTATCCCTTCAGCCTTCATGGTCTCAACAATTTGCTCCATTCCAGATATGTCGTTGACTTGCCCCTTAGCATCTATCAATGTTTTGTAAGTAaaaagggatagcttcacatttTCCTTCTCCATTAGCAAGAGAACGTCGGCAATCTTCTTTTTATCAGTCCTCTTATATAGAAGGAGCAACTGATTGCAAGTAAAGCAAGTTAATGGGAGTTCAAGGTCCTTCATTTTGTTAAAAATCTGCTCAGATTTCTTCAGATCACCTTCGGCGACGCAATTGGCCAATAAAGTGCGATAAATAACTTCACCTCTGAAAGACTTTGGTATCATCCCAATATAATCTTCTGCCTTCTTTAGACCTCGGACTTTGGCAATTAAATCAACACGAGAAGCATAGTCTCTGTCAGTAAAAGGGAGCTGCTTTTTTGACTCCAACCACTCAGAGAGCTGCCAAAAGTCAGAAtaattactactccctccgtttcaatttatgtgaacccatttgactgggcgcgacatttaagaaagagtgaagacttttgaaacttgtggctcaaaataagtcttgaatattttgtggttgtaaatcatttcataaagtgaatttgtttccaaattaggaaagaggtcattcattttggcacggactaaaaaggaaataggttcacataaattgaaacagagggagtataatgcaagatgatgacaaTAGAAATCAACAAGCTAATCAGATTAgaagctgttttttttttctcaatgtGAAACTTATAGAACTAGTATttatattatcactattatCCAAAAAGTCATGTTCTACTGCAAACACAAGTTGACATGACAACTAGGAAGCAGCTAAGTATTTTTTACTCTATGTTAATATAGAACCTAAAATAGCCAAAGAGGGTAAAAGGAAAAACTAAACCAACGCAAAAGTACCAGTAGACCAAGAACAATGCAGCAGATGCAGGGAGATTACAAAGAATTTTGGATGCAGTAAACAAAATGAAGTGTGAATATTAAGCAGGGGTTTGGAGAATATTTGGTTGAAGAGGAAAAGATAAAGCCGTTGAAGTTGAAAATAGTAGTTGGAGATattatttccaaatttctcGACTCCgctatttttgtaagttttttcaagaatttcacaaaacaaaaaagcaTAAAAATTAGGGAAATCCTTCCGGATGTAACAGAAAACAGTCTAAAAATAGTTAAAACTCCTccatccaaaaagaaaaaagttaaaaaaccCAAACTTTCAACCTTCCATGTACTACCCAAGTATCAAGTAACTCCAAGGAGAAAAATTCTCACagtgaaatatgatatgatcaTTTTTTATGACAAGAACACAATTAGCATTTTAAGAACCTGATGGTAAAACCTATAAATGCATCAAAATTTTAATCAGATGTCTGATCTAATATAAAAGAGAAAGATTACCTGCAGTGCCCTCCCGTACATGCGCCTTCTACGAAGATTAAGCATCGCTTCTGCTACTTCTGCCCGTGTCACGTCATTTCCTTCAACCCATTTATCCAAAATTTTACTAACAGATAAAGCTGGTGCAGCCACAATAGCATTGTATAATGCAGAAGAAACTCTTTTCCTTGAAGACTTCCGTTTGCTAACTTCACTCTCCGTATCAGACAGCTCTAATTCCTGAGGTGCTTCACCATCAAGATCCTCTTCAGAGAGCTCTTGCTCAGAGACTGACTCGTCCACTTTGTTGGCTTCTTGTATTGCTTCAGTTGCAGTAGAAGATTCAAGCTCTGAAAATCCATCTTCTGAATCACTATTTTCTTCTCCGCTGCTCTTTGTGCCAGCTTGCGAAGAGAAACTTCGGCTTTCCATGAATAATCTTGGAAAACCATGAGATGTTTGGAATCCTCTAAATGTAAGAGGTCTATCTGATATTACATTGGAAGCCCCTTTAAGCCCATCACTGGAAATTTCTGAAGTGGCATAACAAATTCGAGAGCGCCCGGTCACAAACACTTGTTTCCTGGAGCAGATAaccaatttcatcaattaagTGCCCATAATCTAAGCTAGAAAAGACTCTCACTAAAAAGGAATCGAAAGACATAGCAACATTAAAAGAACAAAGAAGATGATTAAGTATTGAAAGTACCAACACTCCCTAATCTATATCACTAGCTTTAACCAACATGACGACATGCGGGAGATTTGATTTTGTGGCCCTTTACAAATTTGTTATCCATTTTATGTCATCTTTACAAGAGATcttcatttttacatataagagatctgaaaaggtcattttcttctattcaattTGTAAGTGATCATAAGAGATCATTTCCTCACGACATCCTTGGCAAAATATTTTCAGTAGAAAATCTTTAACATTAGGAAACCATTTTTAGTTATGCGATACACTTTGAACAGTGCACGGaagttaaaaagaaagaaagaattttgaAACTTTCAGTATAAAACAAACCATAGATATTcatgtgactataaatcatcaaattaaggataaaattggaagtttagAGTTATTCTAAATATGGACAGGTCTCATCTATTTTTGTaggaatgaagaagaaggagtttTGTGGAAATTTTCTGTATTGAATTGTGTATCTCTTGCTTTACAAAGTATCCTATTATATAGAGAATAGCAGCCTGACGAGGTGCTGCCCAAGCCTAACAAACTCTAACTGAAAACGTAAACAATAaaacacaaaggaaattatttaCATGGTAAATTCCCAATCTACCCCTACAGGTGGCTGTAGGGGTAGCAAATCAGCCCATATAAGTATGACCAGCCCAACCCGTCCAAGTTTGGGCCGATCACCACCCAATTATGAGCTCAGCCTATTTCAGCCCATAAAAAGTTGGGTTGATATGCACCCCAAATCAATCCATGAGTAATcgtgtcaaaatattttcaaaaaaacatttttactaattatatattttatgtaaagccataataataataataataataaattattaggtactaaaaattataaaagaacaaacaaagaaattaaaacttagtaagaattgggtggtgggttgggttatgacccgCTTTTAGCCAATTTCAGCCCACGAAACTTTTGGGCGAGGAAATAACCCGcccatttattaactcagctcattttgacccgcccaaattcagcccaacccgcccatttgacacccctagccATGGCTGCATTAGAAAACATGTCTAATACAGAAAAACTAATCTATTCAAAACAAGCTGCATCATGGGACATAGGGAGTTCAAGGATACATGTTCTCTGTTAGGTCATCGTTGTAGACTCGCCGCAGAAGGTGATGGAAGAATTCCGTCCGACAATATTTTTGGACAGACTAAAAGGGAAATGCATCATGGGACATAGGGAGTTGGGGTATACGCAAAAGGGACTTTGGCACATAAGGAGTTAATTGCTTGAATGGTCACTCAACTTATAGTAATTGGCCACCAAAGTTACTTATCCTTTCTAACTTTGCCTAGTTAGCCTCCATGGTCATTTTAGCCGAAAATACAACTTcctatacatatttaatgacgtgGACAGCGGTAagttttaggaaaaaaaaaaattaaaatcactaTTCGGATTTATTTAGGATCCAACTCACTCTAAACTCAACTGCACCCACTTAATGACCATTAAATAGGTGCCGGAAGTGGTATTTCCAGATTTGTTTCGTTTGgtccttttctttaattttaagTCTTATGGTCTCTACTTTATTGACAAATGAAATATATCTCCTCACATTAGAAACTGATACTTGTttgattaaagaaaaagaagcttaAAACGGGAACGAAAATAAAACGACAGGGCTAAGGCTGTCTTTGATAATCAGGGAAAACAAAAAAGCCAgtgaaacatgaaataaaattgtGAGTTTTGAAATTTATAGAGAAAAAGAAGTGTAATAGAAGGACGCATATGAAAACAAAAATTGGTCCATGGTAAAAACTACATTAGAAGCCAGTGGATACAAGAAACATTAAGTATGGGCTGAATTTATATCCAAGTCCAAGAATTCATTGTTTGGAGCAAGTCCAAACAATTAGCATACAgtacaataaaaataaatatatgagGAGAGAGTAGAGATGGGATGGGATGGGATTACTTGAAGGAAGAAGAGGCTCTACGAATTGCCCACATGATTGCA contains the following coding sequences:
- the LOC132044102 gene encoding pentatricopeptide repeat-containing protein At1g80270, mitochondrial-like, which codes for MWAIRRASSSFKKQVFVTGRSRICYATSEISSDGLKGASNVISDRPLTFRGFQTSHGFPRLFMESRSFSSQAGTKSSGEENSDSEDGFSELESSTATEAIQEANKVDESVSEQELSEEDLDGEAPQELELSDTESEVSKRKSSRKRVSSALYNAIVAAPALSVSKILDKWVEGNDVTRAEVAEAMLNLRRRRMYGRALQLSEWLESKKQLPFTDRDYASRVDLIAKVRGLKKAEDYIGMIPKSFRGEVIYRTLLANCVAEGDLKKSEQIFNKMKDLELPLTCFTCNQLLLLYKRTDKKKIADVLLLMEKENVKLSLFTYKTLIDAKGQVNDISGMEQIVETMKAEGIEPDINVKSILAKHYLSGGLNEKAENVLKEMEGGDINENRWACRNLLPLYAALGRADEVSRIWQVCESNPRLDECVAAVEAWGKLHNIEEAEAVFDKMAAKWPTISSKHYSVLLRIYANHKMLSKGKDLVKRMAESGCRIGPLTWDALVRLYVEAGEVEKADSILHKAAEQNRLRPMINSYLVIMEQYARRGDVHNTEKMLHRMKQAGYVSRISQYQCLIRAYVNAKAPCYGIAERMKADNVFPNKGLANMMAQVDAFKKSAVSDLLD